One genomic window of Candidatus Bathyarchaeota archaeon includes the following:
- a CDS encoding twitching motility protein PilT translates to MIVVDSSVLAAFIRKEPGWERLVDYVKNSVSMDLAVKEVSNAIWKDYAVRKLIDYETALALFKIMS, encoded by the coding sequence GTGATAGTCGTTGACTCCTCAGTCCTAGCGGCTTTTATCCGTAAAGAGCCTGGATGGGAGAGGCTGGTCGACTATGTGAAGAACAGCGTATCCATGGATCTAGCCGTTAAAGAGGTCTCGAACGCCATATGGAAAGACTACGCCGTGAGGAAGCTGATCGACTATGAGACTGCTCTAGCCCTCTTTAAAATCATGAGCC